From one Marmota flaviventris isolate mMarFla1 chromosome 1, mMarFla1.hap1, whole genome shotgun sequence genomic stretch:
- the Ctnnb1 gene encoding catenin beta-1, whose product MATQADLMELDMAMEPDRKAAVSHWQQQSYLDSGIHSGATTTAPSLSGKGNPEEEDVDTSQVLYEWEQGFSQSFTQEQVADIDGQYAMTRAQRVRAAMFPETLDEGMQIPSTQFDAAHPTNVQRLAEPSQMLKHAVVNLINYQDDAELATRAIPELTKLLNDEDQVVVNKAAVMVHQLSKKEASRHAIMRSPQMVSAIVRTMQNTNDVETARCTAGTLHNLSHHREGLLAIFKSGGIPALVKMLGSPVDSVLFYAITTLHNLLLHQEGAKMAVRLAGGLQKMVALLNKTNVKFLAITTDCLQILAYGNQESKLIILASGGPQALVNIMRTYTYEKLLWTTSRVLKVLSVCSSNKPAIVEAGGMQALGLHLTDPSQRLVQNCLWTLRNLSDAATKQEGMEGLLGTLVQLLGSDDINVVTCAAGILSNLTCNNYKNKMMVCQVGGIEALVRTVLRAGDREDITEPAICALRHLTSRHQEAEMAQNAVRLHYGLPVVVKLLHPPSHWPLIKATVGLIRNLALCPANHAPLREQGAIPRLVQLLVRAHQDTQRRTSMGGTQQQFVEGVRMEEIVEGCTGALHILARDVHNRIVIRGLNTIPLFVQLLYSPIENIQRVAAGVLCELAQDKEAAEAIEAEGATAPLTELLHSRNEGVATYAAAVLFRMSEDKPQDYKKRLSVELTSSLFRTEPMAWNETADLGLDIGAQGEPLGYRQDDPSYRSFHSGGYGQDALGMDPMMEHEMGGHHPGADYPVDGLPDLGHAQDLMDGLPPGDSNQLAWFDTDL is encoded by the exons ATGGCTACTCAAG CTGATTTGATGGAGTTGGACATGGCCATGGAGCCAGACAGAAAAGCAGCTGTTAGTCACTGGCAACAACAATCTTACCTGGACTCTGGAATCCATTCTGGTGCCACTACCACAGCTCCTTCTCTGAGTGGTAAAGGCAATCCTGAGGAAGAGGATGTGGACACCTCCCAAGTCCTATATGAGTGGGAACAAGGATTTTCTCAGTCCTTTACTCAAGAGCAAGTAGCTG ATATTGATGGACAGTATGCAATGACTCGAGCTCAGAGAGTACGAGCTGCCATGTTTCCTGAGACGTTAGATGAGGGTATGCAGATACCATCTACACAGTTTGATGCTGCTCATCCCACTAATGTCCAACGTTTGGCTGAACCGTCACAGATGCTGAAACATGCAGTTGTAAACTTGATTAACTATCAAGATGATGCAGAACTCGCCACACGTGCAATCCCAGAATTGACAAAACTGTTAAATGATGAGGACCAG GTGGTGGTTAATAAGGCAGCAGTTATGGTCCATCAGCTTTCTAAAAAGGAAGCTTCCAGACACGCCATCATGCGTTCTCCTCAGATGGTATCTGCCATTGTGCGTACCATGCAAAATACAAATGATGTGGAAACAGCTCGTTGTACTGCTGGGACGTTACACAACCTTTCCCATCACCGTGAGGGCTTGTTGGCCATCTTTAAGTCTGGAGGCATTCCTGCCCTGGTGAAAATGCTTGG TTCACCAGTGGATTCTGTATTGTTTTATGCCATTACAACTCTCCACAACCTTTTATTACATCAAGAAGGAGCTAAAATGGCAGTGCGTTTAGCTGGTGGACTACAGAAAATGGTTGCTTTGCTCAACAAAACAAATGTTAAATTCTTGGCTATTACAACAGACTGCCTTCAGATTTTAGCTTATGGTAATCAAGAAagcaag CTGATCATTCTGGCTAGTGGTGGACCCCAAGCTTTAGTAAATATAATGAGAACCTACACTTATGAGAAATTACTGTGGACCACAAGCCGAGTACTGAAGGTGTTGTCTGTCTGCTCTAGTAATAAGccggctattgtagaagctg GTGGAATGCAAGCATTAGGACTTCACCTGACAGATCCAAGTCAACGTCTTGTTCAGAACTGTCTTTGGACTCTTAGGAATCTTTCAGATGCTGCAACTAAACAG GAAGGGATGGAAGGTCTTCTTGGGACTCTTGTTCAGCTTTTGGGTTCAGATGATATAAATGTGGTCACCTGTGCAGCTGGAATTCTTTCTAACCTCACTTGCAATAATTACAAGAACAAGATGATGGTGTGCCAAGTGGGTGGCATAGAGGCTCTTGTACGTACTGTCCTTCGTGCTGGTGACAGGGAGGACATAACTGAGCCTGCCATCTGTGCTCTTCGTCATCTGACTAGCcgacatcaggaagcagagatggcCCAGAATGCTGTTCGCCTTCACTATGGACTACCAGTTGTCGTTAAACTCCTACACCCACCATCCCATTGGCCTCTGATAAAG GCTACTGTTGGATTGATTCGAAATCTTGCCCTTTGTCCAGCAAATCATGCACCTTTGCGTGAACAGGGTGCCATTCCACGACTAGTTCAGCTGCTTGTTCGTGCACATCAGGATACCCAGCGTCGTACTTCCATGGGTGGAACACAGCAGCAGTTTGTG GAGGGTGTCCGCATGGAAGAAATAGTTGAAGGTTGTACTGGAGCCCTTCACATCCTAGCTCGGGATGTTCACAACCGAATTGTAATCAGAGGACTAAATACCATTCCATTGTTTGTGCAG CTGCTTTATTCTCCCATTGAAAATATCCAAAGAGTAGCTGCAGGGGTCCTCTGTGAACTTGCTCAGGACAAGGAGGCTGCAGAAGCTATTGAAGCAGAGGGAGCCACAGCTCCTCTGACAGAATTACTTCACTCTAGGAATGAAGGTGTGG cAACGTATGCAGCTGCTGTTCTATTTCGAATGTCTGAGGATAAGCCACAGGATTATAAGAAACGGCTCTCAGTTGAGCTAACCAGTTCCCTCTTCAGAACAGAGCCTATGGCTTGGAATGAG ACTGCTGATCTTGGACTTGATATTGGTGCCCAGGGAGAGCCCCTTGGATATCGCCAAGATG ATCCCAGCTATCGCTCTTTTCACTCTGGTGGATACGGCCAGGATGCCTTGGGTATGGACCCCATGATGGAGCATGAGATGGGTGGCCATCACCCTGGTGCTGACTATCCAGTTGATGGGCTGCCAGATCTGGGACATGCCCAGGACCTCATGGATGGGCTGCCTCCAGGTGACAGCAATCAGCTGGCCTGGTTTGATACTGACCTGTAA